One Actinosynnema pretiosum DNA segment encodes these proteins:
- the fliQ gene encoding flagellar biosynthesis protein FliQ codes for MNDTTVVELGSNAMMITAKLAAPVLLTALLIGFTISLFQSVTQIQEVTLSFVPKAAGVCVALLLSGSWMVHEIITFTTDLFGRIPALVSG; via the coding sequence ATGAATGACACCACCGTCGTCGAACTCGGCTCCAACGCCATGATGATCACGGCGAAGCTCGCCGCGCCGGTCCTGCTGACCGCACTGCTGATCGGGTTCACGATCTCGCTGTTCCAGTCGGTCACCCAGATCCAGGAGGTGACCCTGTCGTTCGTGCCGAAGGCGGCCGGGGTGTGCGTGGCGCTGCTGCTGAGCGGCAGCTGGATGGTCCACGAGATCATCACGTTCACCACCGACCTGTTCGGCCGCATCCCGGCACTGGTCTCGGGCTGA
- a CDS encoding flagellar biosynthetic protein FliR has translation MNLDIGVNVLVALLLAATRSAAWLMVCPPFNGKAIPMTVKGMLAVGLALPVVPRLSAGSVPSLDTWSLVIAAGEQVVVGAGLGFLTAVIFAGVQAAGDLLDVFGGFSLAFAFDPMSFSGNNAVLGRFYGLLATTLLFVTGSHQVIIRGFTLSYDAIPLDGGLSLGRLGTLLTTGLGQLLLSAAQIAGPLIVVLFCADVGLGLLNRIAPALNPFQIGFPAKIGLTLVLIGLTMPMLPMSVENIAKHAASAVMEAIGR, from the coding sequence GTGAACCTCGACATCGGCGTCAACGTCCTGGTCGCGCTGCTGCTGGCCGCGACCCGCTCCGCCGCCTGGCTGATGGTGTGCCCGCCGTTCAACGGCAAGGCCATCCCGATGACGGTCAAGGGGATGCTCGCCGTGGGGCTGGCGCTCCCGGTGGTGCCCAGGCTGTCCGCGGGCAGCGTGCCCTCGCTGGACACCTGGTCGCTGGTCATCGCGGCGGGCGAGCAGGTCGTGGTGGGCGCGGGGCTCGGGTTCCTCACCGCGGTGATCTTCGCCGGGGTGCAGGCCGCGGGCGACCTGCTGGACGTGTTCGGCGGCTTCTCGCTCGCGTTCGCGTTCGACCCGATGTCGTTCTCCGGCAACAACGCGGTGCTGGGCCGCTTCTACGGCCTGCTGGCCACGACGCTGCTGTTCGTCACCGGCTCGCACCAGGTGATCATCCGGGGGTTCACCCTGTCGTACGACGCGATCCCCCTGGACGGCGGGCTGTCGCTGGGCAGGCTGGGGACGCTGCTGACCACCGGGCTCGGGCAGCTGCTGCTGTCGGCGGCGCAGATCGCCGGGCCGCTGATCGTGGTGCTGTTCTGCGCGGACGTGGGCCTGGGCCTGCTCAACCGCATCGCGCCCGCGCTGAACCCGTTCCAGATCGGGTTCCCGGCCAAGATCGGCCTGACGCTGGTGCTGATCGGGCTGACGATGCCCATGCTGCCCATGAGCGTGGAGAACATCGCGAAGCACGCGGCGTCCGCCGTGATGGAGGCGATCGGGAGGTGA
- a CDS encoding flagellar hook assembly protein FlgD: MTSPIGGAGSTQATTPNQTSAGSALGSLGGDAFLKLLVAQLKYQDPSNPTDSTAFMAQTAQLTSVDKLNSIAQQQTQLVASQLSAQAAGLVGREVTYTTASGDRASGIVSSTTFGSAPTLRVGAVDVPLSSITGTSAQA; the protein is encoded by the coding sequence ATGACCAGCCCCATCGGCGGCGCCGGGTCGACGCAGGCCACCACCCCCAACCAGACGAGCGCGGGCTCCGCGCTGGGCTCGCTCGGCGGGGACGCGTTCCTCAAGCTCCTCGTCGCCCAGCTCAAGTACCAGGACCCGAGCAACCCCACGGACTCCACCGCGTTCATGGCGCAGACCGCGCAGCTGACCTCGGTGGACAAGCTCAACTCGATCGCGCAGCAGCAGACGCAGCTGGTCGCCTCGCAGCTGAGCGCACAGGCGGCGGGGCTGGTGGGCCGAGAGGTCACCTACACCACCGCGAGCGGTGACCGGGCGAGCGGCATCGTCTCCTCGACGACCTTCGGCTCCGCGCCCACGCTGCGCGTCGGCGCCGTCGACGTGCCGCTCTCCTCCATCACCGGAACGAGCGCGCAGGCCTAG
- the fliN gene encoding flagellar motor switch protein FliN — protein sequence MTSVQTESVLATARAVAEAALTVLPTATALSVGVPTTDPVAVALDGVAVTARLEGPAEGLLAVVVNGELVEAMRTSPLGELDLSQAVAPALVAAAGVLGAVPGPAQEVAADAVGGVLLEVGDAVFVPLLADGELHAVVALAVPAEDVAEVVEEVPAAVAIAAPREGGLELLHGVEMEVTAELGRTRLTVRELLSLSNGAVIELDRAAGSPADLLVNGRLIARGEVVVIDENFGIRVTEIIKPGDTGQEVR from the coding sequence ATGACGAGCGTGCAGACCGAATCGGTGCTGGCGACCGCGCGGGCCGTCGCGGAGGCGGCGCTCACCGTGCTGCCCACCGCGACCGCGCTGTCGGTCGGCGTGCCCACCACCGACCCGGTGGCCGTGGCGCTGGACGGCGTGGCCGTCACCGCCCGCCTGGAGGGGCCCGCCGAGGGCCTGCTGGCGGTGGTGGTGAACGGCGAGCTGGTCGAGGCCATGCGCACCAGCCCGCTGGGCGAGCTGGACCTGAGCCAGGCCGTGGCGCCCGCGCTGGTCGCGGCGGCGGGCGTGCTGGGCGCGGTGCCCGGTCCCGCGCAGGAGGTGGCGGCGGACGCCGTCGGCGGGGTGCTGCTGGAGGTCGGCGACGCGGTGTTCGTGCCGCTGCTGGCCGACGGCGAGCTGCACGCGGTGGTCGCGCTGGCCGTGCCCGCCGAGGACGTGGCCGAGGTCGTCGAGGAGGTGCCCGCGGCGGTCGCGATCGCGGCGCCCCGCGAGGGCGGGTTGGAGCTGCTGCACGGCGTGGAGATGGAGGTGACCGCCGAGCTGGGCCGGACCCGGCTGACCGTGCGGGAGCTGCTGTCGCTGAGCAACGGCGCGGTCATCGAGCTGGACCGCGCGGCGGGCAGCCCGGCGGACCTGCTGGTCAACGGCAGGCTCATCGCGCGCGGCGAGGTCGTGGTGATCGACGAGAACTTCGGCATCCGGGTCACCGAGATCATCAAGCCCGGCGACACCGGCCAGGAGGTCAGGTAG
- a CDS encoding EscU/YscU/HrcU family type III secretion system export apparatus switch protein, translated as MSGKNKDATEEPTAKKVRDAKREGRMARTPDLGTWLGILGATWTLPMTLTGLLDIGQGLLKKAAGFMAAPEPALAVAIVKDGVLDGALAVLPLSLTIIVATLVAAGLQGTLRMSTKQFKPKFTQLNPLKGIKNMFGPHSLWEALKTLIKTSLLAALLYVSVSGLVPSVVASGSLSLAALTDVATGTAMSLLRLAAIGGLVMAVVDYAVAKRRIHKELKMTKQEVKDEHKQSEGDPQLKGAIRSKQMQMSRNRMMAEVPNADVVLVNPTHIAVALRYDPARGAPRVVAKGAGAIAAKIRELATEHRVPIVQDVPLARALHKACEVGHEIPFEMFGPVAQVLAFLHRLKRKGSAAGTHRMQAHAA; from the coding sequence GTGAGCGGGAAGAACAAGGACGCGACCGAGGAACCCACAGCCAAGAAGGTCAGGGACGCCAAGCGCGAGGGCCGGATGGCCCGCACCCCCGACCTGGGGACGTGGCTGGGCATCCTGGGGGCCACCTGGACGCTGCCGATGACGTTGACCGGCCTGCTGGACATCGGGCAGGGGCTGCTGAAGAAGGCCGCGGGGTTCATGGCGGCGCCGGAGCCCGCGCTGGCGGTGGCGATCGTGAAGGACGGCGTCCTCGACGGGGCGCTGGCGGTGCTGCCGCTGTCGCTGACGATCATCGTCGCGACCCTGGTGGCGGCCGGGCTGCAGGGCACGCTGCGGATGTCGACCAAGCAGTTCAAGCCGAAGTTCACCCAGCTCAACCCGCTCAAGGGCATCAAGAACATGTTCGGCCCGCACTCGCTGTGGGAGGCGCTGAAGACGCTCATCAAGACCTCGCTGCTGGCGGCGCTGCTGTACGTGTCGGTCAGCGGGCTGGTGCCGTCGGTGGTGGCGTCGGGGTCGCTGTCGCTGGCGGCGCTGACGGACGTCGCCACGGGCACGGCCATGTCGCTGCTGCGGCTGGCGGCGATCGGCGGGCTGGTGATGGCGGTCGTGGACTACGCGGTGGCGAAGCGGCGCATCCACAAGGAGCTCAAGATGACCAAGCAGGAGGTCAAGGACGAGCACAAGCAGTCCGAGGGCGACCCGCAGCTCAAGGGGGCCATCCGGTCGAAGCAGATGCAGATGAGCCGGAACCGGATGATGGCCGAGGTGCCGAACGCGGACGTGGTGCTGGTGAACCCGACGCACATCGCGGTGGCGCTGCGCTACGACCCGGCGCGGGGCGCGCCGCGGGTGGTGGCGAAGGGCGCGGGCGCGATCGCGGCGAAGATCAGGGAACTGGCGACCGAGCACCGCGTGCCGATCGTGCAGGACGTGCCGCTGGCGCGGGCGCTGCACAAGGCGTGCGAGGTGGGCCACGAGATCCCGTTCGAGATGTTCGGCCCGGTGGCGCAGGTGCTGGCGTTCCTGCACCGGCTCAAGCGCAAGGGCAGCGCGGCGGGCACGCACCGGATGCAGGCGCACGCGGCTTGA
- the fliP gene encoding flagellar type III secretion system pore protein FliP (The bacterial flagellar biogenesis protein FliP forms a type III secretion system (T3SS)-type pore required for flagellar assembly.) — protein MRRLAALLAAGFAALVLLLIASPTALAASAEPVARPAALASSPVAGLLAAQPTEPTAPVEPTAPTEGGATTADSGNSVNITVGGGKPSDSLTVLIALTVLSVAPALLLLCTSFTKVFVVLSITRNALGLTTVPPNQVLAGLALFLSLFIMGPVASEVNDQGIQPYLKGEKSTEQAFEDGSKPLREFMVKQTRPEEIALFTKVSGQEKPANAESVPLTTLIPAFVLSELRAAMIIGFVLYIPFLVIDMVVSAALMSLGMMMLPPVTVALPFKLLLFVLANGWGLVITALVATYN, from the coding sequence GTGAGGCGGCTGGCGGCGCTGCTCGCCGCGGGGTTCGCGGCCCTCGTGCTGCTGCTCATCGCCTCCCCCACCGCGCTCGCCGCCTCGGCCGAGCCCGTCGCGCGGCCCGCCGCGCTGGCGTCCTCCCCGGTCGCCGGGCTGCTCGCGGCCCAGCCGACCGAGCCCACCGCGCCGGTCGAGCCCACCGCCCCCACCGAGGGCGGGGCCACCACCGCCGACAGCGGCAACAGCGTCAACATCACCGTGGGCGGCGGCAAGCCGAGCGACTCGCTGACCGTGCTCATCGCGCTGACCGTGCTGTCGGTCGCGCCCGCGCTGCTGCTGCTGTGCACGAGCTTCACCAAGGTGTTCGTGGTGCTCAGCATCACCCGCAACGCGCTGGGCCTGACCACGGTCCCGCCGAACCAGGTGCTCGCGGGCCTGGCGCTGTTCCTGAGCCTGTTCATCATGGGCCCGGTCGCGTCCGAGGTGAACGACCAGGGCATCCAGCCCTACCTGAAGGGCGAGAAGAGCACCGAGCAGGCGTTCGAGGACGGCTCGAAGCCGCTGCGCGAGTTCATGGTGAAGCAGACGCGCCCCGAGGAGATCGCGCTGTTCACCAAGGTCTCGGGCCAGGAGAAGCCCGCGAACGCGGAGTCGGTGCCGCTGACCACGCTGATCCCGGCGTTCGTGCTCTCGGAGCTGCGCGCCGCCATGATCATCGGGTTCGTGCTCTACATCCCGTTCCTGGTCATCGACATGGTGGTCTCCGCCGCCTTGATGTCACTCGGAATGATGATGCTGCCACCCGTCACGGTGGCGCTCCCGTTCAAGTTGTTGCTGTTCGTGCTGGCCAACGGCTGGGGCCTGGTCATCACCGCGCTCGTCGCCACGTACAACTAG
- a CDS encoding flagellar motor protein MotB, with product MSGGGGGKGKKHQEEEHVNHERWMVTYADMITLLMVLFIVMFAMSSVDSQKFQELKKSLAGAFSGSDHITVFGAGGAGSANGGINPDPVDLKSEASGSGSTQDLSSKAAQEAVQQADREKAAKNLKAAEAEVQHLKELGEQMAKQLQDQGLGGTAQFRVDDRGLVVTVVTTSVVFAGDRAELLPDGQRIVDALAPVLKSVGNRVEVDGHTNQLPVATVNYPSSWELSTARASSVVRYLIERDGLAASRLTAVGYADTRPLYDPADPRSVTGNRRVEVVVLSDQPTEVRTLLPAAAAE from the coding sequence ATGTCCGGCGGCGGAGGTGGCAAGGGCAAGAAGCACCAAGAGGAGGAGCACGTCAACCACGAGCGGTGGATGGTCACCTACGCGGACATGATCACGCTGCTCATGGTGCTCTTCATCGTCATGTTCGCCATGTCCTCGGTGGACTCGCAGAAGTTCCAGGAGCTGAAGAAGAGCCTGGCGGGCGCGTTCAGCGGCTCGGACCACATCACGGTGTTCGGCGCGGGCGGCGCGGGCAGCGCCAACGGCGGCATCAACCCCGACCCGGTGGACCTCAAGAGCGAGGCGAGCGGGTCGGGGAGCACGCAGGACCTGAGCTCGAAGGCCGCGCAGGAGGCGGTCCAGCAGGCCGACCGCGAGAAGGCCGCCAAGAACCTGAAGGCCGCCGAGGCGGAGGTCCAGCACCTCAAGGAGCTGGGCGAGCAGATGGCGAAGCAGTTGCAGGACCAGGGCCTGGGCGGGACCGCCCAGTTCCGGGTGGACGACCGGGGCCTGGTGGTCACGGTGGTCACCACGTCGGTGGTCTTCGCGGGCGACCGCGCCGAGCTGCTGCCCGACGGGCAGCGGATCGTCGACGCGCTGGCGCCGGTGCTGAAGTCCGTCGGCAACCGGGTCGAGGTGGACGGGCACACCAACCAGCTGCCCGTGGCCACGGTGAACTACCCGAGCAGCTGGGAGCTGTCCACGGCGCGCGCGTCCAGCGTGGTGCGCTACCTGATCGAGCGGGACGGCCTGGCCGCGTCGCGGCTGACCGCGGTCGGCTACGCCGACACCAGGCCGCTGTACGACCCCGCGGACCCCAGGTCGGTGACCGGCAACCGCCGGGTTGAGGTCGTGGTGCTGTCCGACCAGCCCACCGAGGTCCGCACACTGCTGCCCGCCGCAGCGGCCGAGTGA
- a CDS encoding FliO/MopB family protein gives METALRVVIALVVVFGLMWGLGKLVRNKPVGGKLGGRGLQVLDRAQLSRSSMVAVVRVHDKALVIGVADGGVNLLMSTDAQEYAEAGERVERVALDVERLRETAADADAKRGLGSVPVGEAFGRLLGRRRGGAGVGTQSLVGAAGAQVPALPSGSTGSGAALRDVVAGSGEVSAEAAADGAAAEVLAAEVVATGVSGVAGTAEESGTPAADKGAAFAEAFEQAGGPSAEELAAEKPAAGGASVPKARSAQKRSAKSGAKSGAAQEQTGSTPAGSTPAGSDSALAGSALSPQTWKQAFEALRERSVRP, from the coding sequence GTGGAGACCGCTCTGCGCGTCGTCATCGCACTGGTCGTGGTCTTCGGCCTCATGTGGGGCCTGGGCAAGCTCGTGAGGAACAAGCCGGTCGGCGGCAAGCTGGGCGGGCGCGGGCTCCAGGTGCTCGACCGGGCCCAGCTGAGCCGGAGCTCGATGGTCGCGGTCGTGCGGGTGCACGACAAGGCGCTGGTGATCGGCGTCGCGGACGGCGGGGTGAACCTGCTGATGTCGACCGACGCGCAGGAGTACGCCGAGGCGGGCGAGCGGGTCGAGCGGGTCGCGCTGGACGTCGAGCGGCTGCGGGAGACCGCGGCGGACGCCGACGCGAAGCGCGGGCTGGGCTCGGTGCCGGTCGGCGAGGCGTTCGGGCGGCTGCTGGGCAGGCGCCGGGGCGGGGCGGGGGTGGGCACGCAGTCGCTGGTCGGGGCGGCTGGCGCGCAGGTCCCCGCGCTGCCCTCGGGGTCGACCGGATCGGGTGCGGCGCTGCGGGACGTGGTCGCTGGTTCGGGTGAGGTTTCCGCCGAGGCGGCTGCGGACGGCGCGGCTGCCGAGGTGCTCGCGGCGGAGGTCGTCGCGACCGGGGTGTCCGGGGTGGCTGGGACGGCAGAGGAGTCCGGAACGCCCGCCGCGGACAAGGGCGCCGCGTTCGCCGAGGCGTTCGAGCAGGCCGGTGGTCCCAGCGCCGAGGAGCTGGCCGCCGAGAAGCCCGCCGCCGGGGGCGCGTCCGTGCCGAAGGCGCGCTCCGCGCAGAAGCGGTCCGCCAAGTCCGGCGCCAAGTCGGGCGCCGCGCAGGAGCAGACCGGGTCCACTCCCGCCGGGTCCACGCCCGCCGGGTCCGATTCCGCGCTGGCCGGGTCGGCGCTGTCGCCGCAGACCTGGAAGCAGGCCTTCGAGGCGCTGCGCGAGCGATCGGTCCGCCCGTGA
- a CDS encoding flagellar FlbD family protein, translating into MLNRLNGQPFALNPDLIERAESNPDTVVTLLSGAKYVVAQTIEEISDLVRRHRAGVLSLAQDPAPAEHPPVPRRRMRVAPDPVEPTEPSVLRLPTDREL; encoded by the coding sequence GTGCTCAACAGATTGAACGGTCAGCCCTTCGCGCTGAACCCGGACCTGATCGAACGCGCGGAGTCCAACCCGGACACCGTGGTCACGCTCCTCAGCGGCGCCAAGTACGTGGTGGCGCAGACCATCGAGGAGATCTCCGACCTGGTGCGCAGGCACCGCGCCGGGGTGCTGAGCCTGGCGCAGGACCCCGCTCCCGCCGAGCACCCCCCGGTTCCCCGACGCAGGATGCGCGTCGCCCCCGACCCGGTCGAGCCGACCGAGCCGTCGGTGCTGCGACTGCCCACGGACAGGGAGCTGTAG
- a CDS encoding flagellar basal body-associated FliL family protein — MAKDDKKAEKDKPEEGEGKGGGKKKLLIIVAVAVLALGGAGSWFFLFRDSTPAPPEPGTVVALDSITMNLADGHYLKLKLSLQQTKDAAEDVDGSKALDLVVSEFSNRSIAELSSNEARESLKAALQEKVVSAYEDLVMGIYFTEFVTQ, encoded by the coding sequence ATGGCCAAGGACGACAAGAAGGCTGAGAAGGACAAGCCCGAGGAGGGCGAGGGCAAGGGCGGTGGCAAGAAGAAGCTGCTGATCATCGTCGCCGTCGCGGTGCTCGCCCTCGGCGGCGCCGGGAGCTGGTTCTTCCTGTTCCGCGACAGCACCCCGGCCCCGCCGGAGCCGGGCACGGTGGTCGCGCTGGACTCGATCACGATGAACCTGGCGGACGGGCACTACCTGAAGCTGAAGCTCTCGCTCCAGCAGACCAAGGACGCGGCCGAGGACGTGGACGGCAGCAAGGCCCTGGACCTGGTGGTCAGCGAGTTCAGCAACCGGTCGATCGCGGAGCTGTCCAGCAACGAGGCCCGCGAGAGCCTGAAGGCCGCGCTGCAGGAGAAGGTCGTGTCCGCGTACGAGGACCTGGTGATGGGCATCTACTTCACGGAGTTCGTGACCCAGTGA
- a CDS encoding flagellar hook-basal body protein — protein sequence MLRSLFSGISGLRAHQQMMDVTGNNISNVNTTGFKSSQTVFEDTLSQTLRAAQAAGANTAATNPAQVGLGVRTAGINTNFNQGTTQSTGRNTDMLIQGDGFFVVNSSGQQLYTRAGALSFDAAGQLTTPAGGILQGWMANGAGVVDKNQPVAGLTVDKGTYTSFSVSGDGTIVGVLANGTPRTVGQIAMANFANPGGLDKAGGSFYRATVNSGPVQIGGAGDNGTGTVVSGALEMSNVDLSQEFTNLIIAQRGFQANSKVITSSDEILQDLMNLKR from the coding sequence ATGCTCCGTTCGCTGTTCAGCGGCATCAGCGGTCTCCGCGCCCACCAGCAGATGATGGACGTGACCGGCAACAACATCTCGAACGTCAACACGACGGGCTTCAAGTCCTCGCAGACGGTGTTCGAGGACACGCTCAGCCAGACCCTGCGCGCCGCCCAGGCCGCGGGCGCCAACACCGCCGCGACGAACCCGGCCCAGGTGGGTCTGGGCGTGCGGACCGCGGGCATCAACACGAACTTCAACCAGGGCACCACGCAGAGCACCGGCCGCAACACGGACATGCTCATCCAGGGCGACGGGTTCTTCGTCGTCAACTCCTCGGGCCAGCAGCTGTACACCCGCGCGGGCGCCCTGTCGTTCGACGCGGCGGGCCAGCTCACCACCCCGGCGGGCGGCATCCTGCAGGGCTGGATGGCCAACGGCGCGGGCGTGGTCGACAAGAACCAGCCGGTGGCGGGCCTGACCGTCGACAAGGGCACCTACACCAGCTTCAGCGTCTCCGGCGACGGCACGATCGTGGGCGTGCTGGCCAACGGCACGCCGCGCACGGTCGGCCAGATCGCCATGGCGAACTTCGCCAACCCCGGCGGCCTGGACAAGGCGGGCGGCTCGTTCTACCGGGCCACCGTCAACTCCGGCCCGGTCCAGATCGGCGGCGCGGGCGACAACGGCACCGGCACCGTCGTGTCCGGCGCGCTGGAGATGTCCAACGTGGACCTCTCGCAGGAGTTCACCAACCTGATCATCGCCCAGCGCGGTTTCCAGGCGAACTCGAAGGTGATCACCTCGTCGGACGAGATCCTGCAGGACCTGATGAACCTCAAGCGCTAA
- a CDS encoding flagellar motor switch protein FliM yields the protein MANPGDPEVFDFTRPVKLPRELLRVLQLCYETFAHRLGTLLTSTLRVVCHAELISIEQLSYAEHMAELANPTLLAPVVLEPLPGTALLEMTLSTAMTSMDHMLGGKGGPQPARPLSDIETPLLRDLLDQALEQLRVGMESVADVRPELEGLEYNPQLVQTSTPTDAVVVGYFELNVGEEQGQVSLCIPLQTILPSLRSYRDKVAVSASERATREAARNAITAGLQNVPVAVSVKFQSVRLEPADLVDLQPGDVIPLTHRLDEPLDIVAAGRTFANAVATKRGTRLACLVVAGADSEENKR from the coding sequence GTGGCGAACCCCGGGGACCCCGAGGTTTTCGACTTCACGCGGCCCGTCAAGCTGCCGCGCGAGCTCCTGCGCGTGCTCCAGCTCTGCTACGAGACCTTCGCCCACCGCCTGGGCACCCTGCTGACCTCCACCCTGCGGGTGGTGTGCCACGCCGAGCTGATCTCCATCGAGCAGCTCTCCTACGCCGAGCACATGGCCGAGCTCGCCAACCCCACGCTGCTCGCGCCCGTCGTGCTGGAGCCGCTGCCCGGCACGGCGCTGCTGGAGATGACGCTGTCCACGGCGATGACCTCCATGGACCACATGCTCGGCGGCAAGGGGGGCCCTCAGCCCGCCCGCCCGCTGAGCGACATCGAGACGCCGTTGCTGCGCGACCTGCTGGACCAGGCGCTGGAGCAGCTGCGCGTGGGCATGGAGAGCGTCGCGGACGTGCGCCCCGAGCTGGAGGGGCTGGAGTACAACCCGCAGCTCGTGCAGACCAGCACCCCCACCGACGCCGTGGTCGTCGGCTACTTCGAGCTCAACGTCGGCGAGGAGCAGGGCCAGGTCAGCCTGTGCATCCCGCTCCAGACCATCCTCCCCTCGCTGCGCAGCTACCGCGACAAGGTCGCCGTGAGCGCGAGCGAGCGGGCCACCAGGGAAGCGGCGCGCAACGCCATCACGGCGGGCCTGCAGAACGTGCCGGTGGCCGTGTCCGTCAAGTTCCAGTCGGTGCGGCTGGAGCCCGCCGACCTGGTCGACCTGCAGCCGGGTGACGTGATCCCGCTGACCCACCGCCTGGACGAGCCGCTGGACATCGTCGCCGCCGGGCGCACCTTCGCGAACGCCGTCGCCACCAAGCGCGGCACCCGCCTGGCCTGCCTCGTGGTGGCAGGCGCCGACTCCGAGGAGAACAAGCGATGA
- a CDS encoding motility protein A produces MDPASIAGTVLVFVAIFVSTALEGGNPLSMFLLPPILLVVFGTIGAVMASGVMRDSMSLPALLKRAFLAPKMDGSVVVESIVSLADRARREGLLALEEEAKKVEDPFLRRGLVLAIDGMDSKEIREILEGEIETKQRYDKVGVKMFTDMGALAPTIGIIGTVLGLIHVLENLSDPAKLGHLIAGAFVATLWGVMTANAMWLPIGSRLKRISDLECEQMQVVVEGVLAIQAGSNPRLVGQKLRAMVATGPPEAEKKAA; encoded by the coding sequence ATGGACCCCGCAAGCATCGCGGGCACCGTCCTCGTCTTCGTCGCGATCTTCGTCTCGACGGCGCTCGAAGGCGGCAACCCGCTCTCGATGTTCCTGCTCCCGCCCATCCTGCTGGTCGTGTTCGGCACGATCGGCGCGGTGATGGCCAGTGGTGTCATGCGCGACAGCATGAGCCTGCCCGCGCTGCTCAAGCGCGCGTTCCTGGCGCCGAAGATGGACGGCTCCGTGGTGGTCGAGTCGATCGTCTCGCTGGCCGACCGGGCCCGCCGCGAGGGCCTGCTGGCCCTGGAGGAGGAGGCCAAGAAGGTGGAGGACCCGTTCCTGCGCCGCGGCCTCGTGCTGGCGATCGACGGCATGGACTCCAAGGAGATCCGGGAGATCCTCGAAGGCGAGATCGAGACCAAGCAGCGCTACGACAAGGTCGGCGTGAAGATGTTCACCGACATGGGCGCCCTCGCGCCCACGATCGGCATCATCGGCACCGTGCTCGGCCTGATCCACGTGCTGGAGAACCTGAGCGACCCGGCCAAGCTCGGCCACCTGATCGCGGGCGCGTTCGTGGCGACCCTGTGGGGCGTCATGACGGCCAACGCGATGTGGCTGCCCATCGGCAGCCGCCTCAAGCGCATCAGCGACCTGGAGTGCGAGCAGATGCAGGTGGTCGTGGAGGGCGTGCTGGCCATCCAGGCGGGCTCCAACCCGCGCCTGGTCGGGCAGAAGCTGCGCGCCATGGTCGCCACCGGTCCGCCCGAGGCAGAGAAGAAGGCCGCCTGA